A single window of Polaribacter sp. SA4-10 DNA harbors:
- a CDS encoding T9SS type A sorting domain-containing protein, with translation MKKSILFLIALLFFANGQSQNIALKGTIKSSTQNKSTSILTAPVADAPTPPVREVLDVISIFSDTYNNISGANYNPDWQQSGFSSASSIFEPTSSGDVVLAYPNFNYQGIEFNEAQDITSMEFLHMDIWTVDGVTPRIFVISSGTEIPHAISNGDGEWQSIDIPIAGITGDLTNAIQFKFDGGNGSSSAIYVDNLYFYKSPTASGTDATLKELEVDGSSITGFTPNKGSYSIELPGGTATVPQITLASTSDTLASASITQATSIPGDATILVTAQDGTTTKSYTVSFYIGAPNIDAPTPPVRKTLDVISIFSDTYNNISGANYNPDWQQSGFGAASSTFEAVGSGNVVLAYPNFNYQGIEFNSAQDITAMEFLHLDIWTINGVIPKISVISSGAEIPHTITNGDGKWQSIEIPVAGITGDTTKAIQLKFIGGNGSSTAIYIDNLYFYKNPTASGEDATLSTLEVDGSSIAGFTPNSESYLVPLAGGTTIVPQITLASTADALASATITQATSIPGDATVLVTAQDGTTTKTYKVSFYIGSPNVNAPTPPGRKALDVISIFSDTYNNISNANYNPDWQQSGFGVASSTFEPAGSGNVVLAYSNFSYQGIELKGAQDITAMEFLHLDIWTVDGVKSTISVISSGSEIPHTIANGDGAWQSIDIPVNGITGDITRAIQFKFTGGNGSSNAIYVDNLYFYKSPTAEGSDATLSSLKVDGTSIAGFTPNSESYLVSLPGGTTIVPQITLATTSDTLASASITQATSIPGDATVLVTAQDGTTTKTYSVSFYIGAPNIDAPEPPVREAIDVISIYSDSYNNIIGASYTPDWQQSGFSSASSIFEPANTGNTVLAYPNFNYQGIEFNGVLDLTSMEFLHLDIWTVNGVVPNITVLSSGTEIPHAITNGDGAWQGIDIAVAGITEDITKAIHLKFTGGNGFSTAIYVDNIYFWKQPSLGTNDFEISNFKAFPNPSKNSWTIKTDNLKISAIKVFDIQGKKVMSLSPNTSETVIDGSSLKAGLYFAQIKTVSGVKSIKLIKK, from the coding sequence ATGAAAAAAAGTATACTATTTTTAATTGCCTTATTATTTTTTGCAAATGGGCAATCACAGAATATTGCTCTTAAGGGAACAATAAAATCTTCTACTCAAAATAAATCTACAAGTATCTTAACAGCCCCAGTAGCAGATGCACCAACACCACCAGTGCGTGAGGTATTAGATGTGATTTCAATTTTTAGTGATACCTATAATAATATATCTGGTGCTAATTATAATCCAGATTGGCAACAAAGTGGTTTTAGTTCTGCAAGTTCAATATTCGAACCAACAAGTTCTGGAGATGTGGTGCTAGCATATCCAAACTTTAATTATCAAGGAATAGAATTTAATGAAGCTCAGGATATTACCTCCATGGAATTTTTGCATATGGATATTTGGACTGTTGATGGTGTAACACCTAGAATATTTGTTATAAGTTCAGGTACAGAAATTCCTCATGCAATTTCAAATGGAGATGGTGAATGGCAAAGTATTGACATTCCTATTGCAGGTATTACAGGAGATCTTACAAATGCTATTCAATTTAAGTTTGATGGAGGAAATGGTTCATCAAGTGCTATTTATGTAGATAATCTTTATTTTTATAAGAGTCCAACAGCTTCAGGAACAGATGCAACCTTAAAAGAATTAGAAGTAGATGGGTCTTCAATTACAGGCTTTACACCTAATAAAGGATCCTACTCCATAGAATTACCAGGAGGAACAGCAACAGTACCTCAAATTACATTGGCCTCCACTTCAGATACTTTAGCTTCTGCATCTATAACGCAAGCTACTTCAATACCTGGTGATGCTACTATTTTGGTAACTGCACAAGATGGTACAACTACTAAAAGCTATACAGTCTCTTTTTATATTGGTGCGCCAAATATAGATGCACCAACACCACCAGTGCGTAAGACTTTAGATGTGATTTCAATTTTTAGTGATACCTATAATAATATATCTGGTGCTAATTATAATCCAGATTGGCAACAAAGTGGTTTTGGTGCTGCAAGTTCAACATTCGAAGCTGTAGGTTCTGGAAATGTAGTATTAGCATATCCAAACTTTAATTATCAAGGAATAGAATTTAATTCTGCACAAGATATTACAGCTATGGAATTTTTACATTTAGATATTTGGACTATTAATGGTGTAATTCCAAAGATATCTGTTATAAGCTCAGGTGCAGAAATTCCTCATACAATTACAAATGGAGATGGTAAATGGCAAAGTATAGAAATTCCTGTTGCCGGCATAACAGGTGATACTACAAAAGCAATTCAATTAAAATTTATAGGAGGTAATGGTTCTTCAACTGCTATTTATATAGATAATCTATATTTTTATAAAAACCCAACAGCTTCAGGTGAAGATGCAACCTTAAGTACTTTAGAAGTCGATGGATCTTCAATTGCAGGTTTTACACCAAATTCTGAATCTTATTTAGTACCCTTAGCAGGAGGAACAACGATAGTACCACAAATTACATTGGCTTCAACAGCAGATGCTTTAGCTTCAGCGACGATAACGCAAGCTACTTCAATACCTGGTGATGCTACTGTTTTAGTAACTGCACAAGATGGTACAACAACTAAAACGTATAAAGTCTCTTTTTATATTGGTTCACCAAATGTAAACGCACCAACACCACCGGGACGCAAAGCCTTAGATGTAATTTCAATTTTTAGTGATACCTATAATAATATATCAAATGCAAATTATAATCCAGATTGGCAACAAAGTGGTTTTGGCGTTGCAAGTTCAACATTTGAACCTGCAGGTTCTGGAAATGTAGTATTAGCATATTCAAACTTTAGTTACCAAGGTATAGAACTTAAAGGAGCTCAAGATATTACTGCGATGGAGTTTTTACATTTAGATATTTGGACTGTTGATGGTGTAAAATCAACGATATCTGTTATCAGTTCGGGATCAGAAATTCCTCATACAATTGCAAACGGGGATGGTGCATGGCAAAGTATCGATATTCCGGTAAACGGAATTACAGGAGATATTACAAGAGCTATTCAGTTTAAGTTTACTGGTGGTAATGGTTCATCAAACGCTATTTATGTAGATAATCTTTATTTTTATAAAAGCCCAACAGCTGAAGGATCAGATGCAACTTTAAGTTCTTTAAAAGTCGATGGGACTTCAATTGCAGGTTTTACACCAAATTCTGAATCTTATTTAGTGTCATTGCCTGGAGGAACAACTATAGTACCTCAAATCACATTGGCTACAACTTCAGATACTTTAGCTTCTGCATCTATAACGCAAGCTACTTCAATACCTGGTGATGCCACTGTATTAGTAACCGCACAAGACGGTACAACGACTAAAACGTATTCGGTATCGTTTTATATAGGGGCACCTAATATAGATGCACCAGAACCACCAGTGCGCGAGGCGATAGATGTAATTTCAATATATAGTGATTCATATAACAATATTATAGGTGCTAGTTACACACCAGATTGGCAACAAAGTGGTTTTAGTTCTGCAAGTTCAATATTCGAACCTGCAAATACTGGAAATACCGTACTAGCGTATCCAAACTTCAATTATCAAGGAATTGAATTTAATGGAGTTCTAGATCTTACTTCTATGGAATTTTTACATTTAGATATTTGGACTGTTAATGGTGTAGTCCCTAATATAACAGTCTTAAGTTCGGGTACCGAAATTCCACATGCGATTACAAATGGAGATGGAGCGTGGCAAGGTATAGATATTGCTGTTGCAGGTATAACAGAAGATATTACAAAAGCGATTCATTTGAAGTTTACTGGTGGTAATGGTTTTTCAACGGCTATTTATGTAGATAATATATACTTCTGGAAACAACCATCACTTGGCACTAATGATTTTGAAATTTCAAACTTTAAAGCATTTCCGAATCCTTCTAAAAATAGTTGGACAATTAAAACGGATAATTTAAAGATATCAGCTATTAAAGTGTTTGATATACAAGGTAAAAAAGTGATGTCATTATCACCAAATACAAGTGAAACAGTAATTGACGGTTCTAGTCTAAAAGCGGGATTGTATTTTGCTCAAATAAAAACAGTATCAGGTGTTAAGAGTATAAAGCTGATTAAAAAGTAG
- the folE gene encoding GTP cyclohydrolase I FolE: protein MFELSSKMNDERSEEIGEDHVGTSAKTPLRADAFDISDEEKINRIQESVKDILTTLGMDLTDDSLQGTPKRVAKSFVNELFMGLNPKNMPKASTFDNNYNYGEMLVEKNIVVYSTCEHHLLPIIGRAHVAYISDGKVIGLSKMNRIVEYFAKRPQVQERLTMQVVQAMQEALGTQDVACVIDAKHLCVNSRGIKDIESSTVTAEFGGKFKEKDRKREFLDYLKMETNFD, encoded by the coding sequence ATGTTTGAATTGAGCAGCAAAATGAATGACGAAAGAAGTGAAGAAATAGGAGAGGACCACGTTGGTACATCAGCCAAAACTCCGTTAAGAGCAGATGCTTTTGATATTTCTGACGAAGAAAAAATTAATAGAATCCAAGAAAGTGTTAAAGATATTTTAACCACTTTAGGAATGGATTTAACAGATGATAGTTTACAAGGAACTCCTAAAAGAGTTGCTAAATCTTTTGTAAATGAGCTATTTATGGGGTTAAATCCTAAAAATATGCCAAAAGCATCTACGTTTGACAATAATTATAATTACGGTGAAATGTTGGTAGAGAAGAATATTGTTGTGTATTCTACTTGTGAACATCATTTATTACCAATTATTGGTAGAGCACATGTTGCTTATATTTCTGACGGAAAAGTAATTGGACTTTCTAAAATGAATAGAATCGTGGAATATTTTGCAAAAAGACCACAGGTTCAAGAACGTTTAACGATGCAGGTTGTACAAGCAATGCAAGAAGCTTTAGGAACGCAAGATGTTGCTTGTGTTATAGATGCAAAACATTTATGTGTTAATTCTAGAGGAATTAAAGACATAGAAAGTTCTACGGTTACTGCTGAGTTTGGTGGTAAGTTTAAAGAAAAAGATAGAAAACGTGAGTTTCTAGATTATCTAAAAATGGAAACTAATTTCGATTAG
- the hisS gene encoding histidine--tRNA ligase, which produces MKPSIPKGTRDFSPTEVANRTYIMNTIKTAFETFGFQPIETPSFENSSTLMGKYGEEGDRLIFKILDSGEFLRSFNDNLLKSIKTAVFNLREEINKEKDKFDVNIFEEKFIREFPNALRVIKDIKFDESRIDLVKLTEDIWFRISEIILKVPHLNDKISGEDKNKLNELTNIVFADFYYQLGNKYVGNYVSEKALRYDLTVPFARYVVQHQNEITFPFKRYQVQPVWRADKPQKGRFREFFQCDADVVGSKSLWQEVEFVQLYDAVFTKLGLEGTTIKINNRKILSGIAEVIGAQDKLIDFTVALDKLDKIGKEGVVKEMISKGITEEAIEKVQPLFDFSGSNLEKLASLESMLSTSEEGISGVEELRFVINAIEELGLETAALVVDVTLARGLNYYTGAIFEVAAPEGVKMGSIGGGGRYDDLTGIFGLKDVSGVGISFGLDRIYLVLEELGLFKAVDSPKPKVIFLNFDATTDVIKMKAIKSLRENNIKSEFYPDLGESNKQQKRQWKYVSSREIKFVVSEVENDVFTLKDMNSGEQANCSLIELINKLKS; this is translated from the coding sequence ATGAAACCAAGTATCCCAAAAGGAACAAGAGATTTTTCGCCAACAGAAGTAGCAAATCGTACCTATATTATGAACACGATTAAAACTGCCTTTGAAACTTTCGGATTTCAACCAATAGAAACGCCAAGTTTTGAAAATTCATCAACCTTAATGGGGAAATATGGTGAAGAAGGAGATCGACTTATTTTTAAGATTTTAGATTCTGGAGAATTTTTGAGAAGTTTTAATGATAATTTGCTAAAATCCATTAAAACGGCAGTTTTTAATTTAAGAGAAGAAATAAATAAAGAAAAAGACAAATTTGATGTAAATATTTTCGAAGAAAAATTTATTAGAGAATTTCCAAATGCATTAAGAGTTATTAAAGATATAAAATTTGATGAAAGTAGAATAGATTTAGTTAAATTAACAGAAGATATTTGGTTTAGAATTTCCGAAATAATTTTAAAAGTTCCACATTTAAATGATAAAATATCAGGAGAAGATAAAAATAAGTTGAATGAATTAACAAATATTGTCTTTGCAGATTTTTATTATCAATTAGGAAATAAATATGTGGGTAATTATGTAAGTGAAAAAGCATTGAGATATGACCTTACAGTTCCTTTTGCAAGATACGTTGTACAACATCAAAACGAAATCACATTTCCTTTTAAAAGATATCAAGTGCAGCCTGTTTGGAGAGCAGATAAGCCACAAAAAGGACGTTTTAGAGAGTTTTTTCAATGTGATGCAGATGTTGTTGGAAGTAAATCTTTATGGCAAGAAGTAGAGTTTGTTCAGTTATATGATGCTGTTTTTACCAAGTTAGGTTTGGAAGGAACAACAATCAAAATCAATAATAGAAAAATATTATCTGGAATTGCAGAAGTTATTGGTGCACAAGACAAATTAATCGATTTTACGGTTGCTTTAGATAAGTTAGATAAAATTGGTAAAGAAGGAGTTGTAAAAGAAATGATTTCTAAAGGAATTACTGAAGAAGCCATTGAAAAAGTTCAACCTTTATTCGATTTCTCTGGTTCAAACTTAGAGAAGTTAGCTTCTTTAGAAAGCATGTTATCAACCTCTGAAGAAGGAATAAGTGGCGTAGAAGAGTTGCGTTTTGTAATTAATGCTATTGAAGAATTAGGTTTAGAAACAGCAGCTTTAGTAGTAGATGTAACTTTAGCAAGAGGATTAAACTATTATACAGGTGCAATTTTTGAAGTTGCTGCTCCAGAAGGTGTAAAAATGGGTTCTATTGGTGGTGGTGGAAGATATGATGACTTAACAGGAATATTTGGTTTAAAAGATGTTTCTGGAGTTGGAATCTCTTTTGGATTAGACAGAATTTACTTAGTTCTTGAAGAGTTAGGTTTATTTAAAGCTGTTGACAGCCCAAAACCGAAAGTTATTTTCTTAAACTTTGATGCAACTACTGATGTTATTAAAATGAAAGCGATAAAAAGTTTGAGAGAAAATAACATAAAATCTGAATTTTATCCTGATTTAGGTGAAAGTAATAAGCAACAAAAACGACAATGGAAATATGTTTCTTCTAGAGAAATAAAATTTGTAGTTTCTGAAGTAGAAAACGATGTTTTTACGTTAAAAGACATGAACTCTGGCGAGCAAGCTAATTGTTCATTAATAGAATTAATAAATAAGTTAAAGTCATAA
- a CDS encoding YihY/virulence factor BrkB family protein, whose translation MTKPIEDKLEKIPIINVLVRFLKKIKIPGLEGMSLYDVLEMYVIGIVRGALTTRAGGIAFSFFMAVFPFLLFILTLIPYIPIEGFQEGLFSFIKEVLPPQTFEAVNVVLEDIINNQYGGLLSFGFLVSIFLMTNGVNAIFGSFEYSYHVKEFRNVFRAYFISLGVSLLMSLFLIIAVTLIILYQVALSKIDEKGWFNTDDLNLFLLGRSFIFLVMIFTIVSLLFRFGTKQGKNIKFFSAGAILTTVVSLFTFYLFGIYVVKFAQYNQLYGSIGTLLILMLFAWLNAIILLLGFELNASLYSLKRQNKTFRTAKKL comes from the coding sequence ATGACAAAACCAATAGAAGATAAACTAGAAAAAATACCAATTATTAATGTTTTGGTAAGATTTTTGAAGAAAATTAAAATTCCGGGTTTAGAGGGAATGTCTTTATATGACGTTCTAGAAATGTATGTTATTGGTATTGTTAGAGGCGCTTTAACAACAAGAGCAGGTGGGATTGCCTTTAGTTTTTTTATGGCTGTTTTTCCCTTTTTACTTTTCATTTTAACCCTAATTCCATATATCCCAATAGAAGGTTTTCAAGAGGGGTTATTTTCTTTTATAAAAGAAGTTTTACCACCACAAACCTTTGAAGCTGTTAATGTTGTGTTAGAAGATATTATTAATAATCAATACGGTGGATTGCTGTCTTTTGGTTTTTTAGTCTCCATTTTTTTAATGACAAACGGTGTAAATGCAATCTTTGGTAGTTTTGAATATTCGTACCATGTAAAAGAGTTTAGAAACGTTTTTAGAGCGTATTTTATTTCGCTTGGGGTTTCTTTATTAATGTCATTATTTTTAATAATTGCAGTCACTTTAATTATTTTATATCAAGTAGCATTATCTAAAATTGATGAAAAAGGGTGGTTTAATACAGACGATTTAAATTTATTTTTATTAGGACGTAGCTTTATCTTTTTAGTAATGATTTTTACAATTGTTTCTTTGCTTTTTAGATTTGGTACAAAACAAGGAAAAAATATTAAATTCTTTTCTGCAGGTGCCATTTTAACAACTGTAGTTTCATTATTTACCTTTTATTTATTCGGAATTTACGTTGTAAAATTTGCTCAATACAATCAATTATATGGTTCTATTGGTACGTTACTTATCTTAATGCTATTTGCTTGGTTAAATGCAATAATTCTATTATTGGGTTTTGAGTTGAATGCTTCTTTGTATAGTTTAAAACGCCAAAATAAAACCTTTAGAACAGCTAAAAAATTATAA
- a CDS encoding pentapeptide repeat-containing protein has protein sequence METYFDSEEYSKIDFSKTKIKKGEYDNCIFINCNFEAIHASNFQFVECEFIECNFSNTIVNDTAFKDVNFINCKMIGVKFNECDPFLLQFSFIECQLNFSSFYQLKIPNTKFNNCNLQEVDFTETILTNSVLDNCDLKLAIFDRTNLEKVDFRSAFNFSIYPDENQIKGAKFTKENSVGLLQKYNIVIE, from the coding sequence ATGGAGACCTATTTTGATAGTGAAGAATATTCAAAAATTGATTTCAGTAAAACGAAAATCAAGAAAGGAGAATATGATAATTGTATATTTATAAATTGTAATTTTGAAGCAATTCACGCATCAAATTTTCAGTTTGTAGAATGTGAATTTATTGAATGTAATTTTAGTAATACTATTGTAAATGATACTGCTTTTAAAGACGTAAACTTTATCAACTGTAAAATGATTGGAGTGAAGTTTAATGAATGTGATCCTTTTTTATTACAATTTTCATTTATAGAGTGTCAATTAAATTTCTCGTCTTTTTATCAATTGAAAATTCCGAATACAAAATTTAATAATTGCAATTTGCAAGAAGTAGATTTTACAGAAACGATTTTGACCAATTCAGTTTTAGATAATTGCGATTTAAAATTGGCGATTTTCGATAGAACAAATCTTGAAAAAGTAGATTTTAGGTCAGCGTTTAATTTTTCAATATACCCTGATGAAAATCAAATAAAAGGTGCGAAATTTACCAAAGAAAATAGTGTAGGACTGTTACAGAAATACAATATTGTTATTGAATAA
- a CDS encoding M3 family metallopeptidase has protein sequence MELSSNPLLIKNTLEYGTPDFNKIKTSHFLPAILEGMKLQNEAIEKITINKETPTFKNTILALEESSKVLDNVTAVFYGLASAHTNDTIKENQTELAPKFSKHSDEVLLNTKLFRKIKTVYDNLSAADLDAESDHLVKEYFKNFSKAGANLSEDKKGKLKEINSEIASLSNDFGKKLLDASKKGGIVVSEKAQLKGFSEEKIKSLEKEGKYEIQLINTTQQPSLQILENREIREQLFEKSIHRADVGEYNTSDLVKKMVLLRAEKAQILGFDNYASWSLQGTMAATPGKVFNMFENLIPGSLEKAISEIKEIQEEINKEGNDFKLTPYDWNRYAEKVRKSKYNLDEEEVKQYFEVTNVLEKGVFYAATKLYGITFKKRTDIPTYHPDVVVYELFEEDGSKLGLYFGDFFARDSKRGGAWMSSFVKQSKLRNQKPVIYNVCNSPKPAQGEPALISFDGVETMFHEFGHALHGFFGNQKYASISGTSTARDFVEFPSQFNENWSTHPEILKNYALHYKTGEVIPAELLKKIKDAGTFNQGYSMIENLCSSSLDMKWHTISADEKIEDVAKFESRALKSMKLNVDEVPPRYRSTYFAHIFSGGYAAGYYSYLWTEMLSHDAYDWFRDNGLLTRKNGQKFREQVLSKGNTMDYAEMYKTFAGRNPEAAPMLKARGLK, from the coding sequence ATGGAGTTATCTAGCAATCCTTTATTAATTAAAAATACGTTGGAATATGGTACTCCAGATTTCAATAAAATAAAAACGTCTCATTTTTTACCGGCTATTTTAGAAGGAATGAAATTACAGAATGAAGCAATTGAAAAAATTACTATAAATAAAGAAACGCCAACATTTAAAAATACCATTTTAGCTCTAGAAGAGAGTAGCAAGGTATTAGATAATGTAACTGCTGTTTTTTATGGGCTTGCAAGTGCACATACAAATGATACCATAAAGGAGAATCAAACAGAATTAGCACCAAAATTCTCTAAACACAGTGATGAAGTTTTATTAAATACAAAGTTATTTAGGAAAATTAAAACGGTTTATGATAATTTGTCTGCTGCTGATTTAGATGCAGAATCGGATCACTTAGTAAAAGAATATTTTAAAAACTTCTCTAAAGCAGGTGCAAATTTATCTGAAGATAAAAAGGGGAAATTAAAAGAAATAAACTCTGAAATAGCCAGTTTGTCAAATGATTTTGGGAAGAAGTTGTTAGACGCAAGTAAAAAGGGCGGAATTGTAGTTTCTGAGAAGGCACAATTAAAAGGTTTTTCTGAAGAAAAAATAAAGTCTTTAGAAAAAGAGGGTAAGTATGAAATTCAGTTAATAAATACCACGCAACAGCCTTCATTACAAATTTTAGAAAATAGAGAAATTAGAGAGCAATTATTTGAGAAATCTATACATAGAGCCGATGTTGGAGAATACAACACAAGTGATTTAGTAAAAAAAATGGTTTTGTTACGCGCTGAAAAAGCACAAATTTTAGGCTTTGATAATTATGCAAGTTGGAGTTTGCAAGGAACAATGGCTGCAACACCAGGTAAAGTTTTTAATATGTTTGAAAACTTAATTCCTGGTTCTTTAGAGAAAGCAATATCTGAAATAAAAGAAATTCAGGAAGAAATTAATAAGGAAGGAAATGACTTTAAATTAACGCCATACGATTGGAATCGTTATGCAGAAAAAGTTCGTAAATCTAAATACAATTTAGATGAAGAAGAGGTGAAACAGTATTTCGAAGTAACGAATGTTTTAGAAAAAGGCGTTTTTTATGCAGCAACAAAGTTGTATGGAATCACTTTTAAAAAACGCACAGATATTCCAACATATCATCCAGATGTAGTTGTTTATGAGTTGTTTGAAGAAGATGGGAGTAAATTAGGATTGTACTTTGGTGATTTCTTTGCAAGAGACAGTAAACGTGGTGGCGCGTGGATGAGTAGTTTTGTGAAACAATCTAAATTACGTAATCAAAAACCTGTAATTTATAATGTTTGTAACTCGCCAAAACCGGCACAAGGAGAACCTGCATTAATTAGTTTTGATGGTGTAGAAACCATGTTTCATGAATTTGGACATGCATTGCATGGTTTTTTCGGAAATCAAAAGTATGCTTCAATATCAGGAACAAGTACAGCAAGAGATTTTGTAGAATTTCCATCTCAATTTAATGAGAATTGGTCTACACATCCAGAAATCTTAAAAAACTACGCATTACATTATAAAACAGGAGAAGTTATTCCTGCAGAATTATTGAAAAAAATTAAAGATGCAGGTACTTTTAATCAAGGGTATTCTATGATTGAAAACTTATGTTCTTCTAGTTTAGATATGAAATGGCACACAATTTCTGCTGATGAAAAAATTGAAGATGTAGCTAAGTTTGAATCAAGAGCTTTAAAAAGTATGAAATTAAATGTTGATGAAGTTCCACCAAGATATCGTTCAACTTATTTTGCACATATTTTTAGTGGTGGTTATGCTGCAGGTTATTATTCGTATTTATGGACAGAAATGTTGAGTCATGATGCATATGATTGGTTTAGAGACAATGGGTTATTAACACGTAAAAACGGACAGAAATTCCGTGAGCAAGTTTTATCAAAAGGAAATACAATGGATTATGCAGAAATGTATAAAACCTTTGCTGGGAGAAATCCAGAAGCAGCTCCAATGTTAAAAGCTAGAGGATTAAAATAA